A DNA window from Streptococcus sp. LPB0220 contains the following coding sequences:
- a CDS encoding ATP-binding protein, whose product MQITRGRKARAQKVVIYGPEGIGKSSFASQFPDPVFIDTEGSTDNMDVARMDKPTSWAMLKNEIAFIKANPDACKTLVIDTIDWAEQLAVDYVCSQHQKNGIEDFGWGKGYTYVQEEIGRLLNSLSELVDNGINVILTAHAQIKKFEQPDEMGSYDRYELKLGQKTSSKTAPLVKEWADMVLFANYKTIVMTTDTGKKKAQGGERVMYTNHRPAWDAKNRHGLPDQLPFTFESVAHIFNAPQPEPQPAPEPQKQNINEQLQEAAQEVAQEMGRAPQAGLLPQTLIDLMTPHNVTESELQDVAYIRGHFPMGTPIENFPNNYWDMIVANWDATLDVIQNQVRKDPDLPFNTNNL is encoded by the coding sequence CGGGCGCAGAAAGTCGTGATTTATGGCCCGGAAGGGATCGGAAAGTCCAGCTTTGCGAGTCAATTCCCGGATCCGGTTTTTATCGATACAGAAGGATCAACGGACAATATGGACGTGGCCCGTATGGATAAGCCCACAAGCTGGGCAATGCTCAAGAATGAGATCGCGTTTATTAAAGCGAATCCAGACGCTTGCAAAACGCTAGTCATTGATACAATCGACTGGGCCGAACAACTCGCGGTCGATTATGTATGCTCACAGCACCAAAAGAATGGGATTGAAGATTTCGGCTGGGGCAAGGGCTATACATATGTTCAAGAAGAGATCGGGCGCCTATTAAATAGCTTGAGTGAGCTTGTGGACAACGGGATCAATGTCATTTTGACAGCTCACGCACAAATCAAAAAATTCGAGCAACCGGACGAAATGGGATCATACGATCGCTATGAATTGAAGCTCGGACAAAAGACCAGCTCAAAGACGGCCCCACTGGTCAAAGAATGGGCTGATATGGTTCTTTTTGCGAATTATAAGACAATCGTCATGACCACCGACACGGGCAAAAAGAAAGCCCAAGGGGGCGAACGTGTCATGTACACGAACCACCGCCCCGCGTGGGACGCGAAAAACCGTCACGGCTTACCAGATCAGCTACCGTTTACGTTTGAAAGCGTGGCCCATATCTTCAACGCACCACAACCAGAGCCCCAACCGGCACCAGAGCCACAAAAACAAAACATTAACGAGCAATTGCAAGAGGCCGCCCAAGAGGTGGCTCAAGAAATGGGACGAGCTCCACAAGCTGGACTCTTACCTCAAACATTGATCGACTTAATGACACCGCACAACGTGACAGAAAGCGAATTGCAAGACGTGGCATATATCCGCGGACACTTCCCGATGGGAACGCCGATCGAGAACTTTCCGAACAATTATTGGGATATGATCGTGGCGAATTGGGACGCTACACTGGACGTCATTCAAAACCAAGTACGGAAAGATCCAGACTTACCATTTAACACTAACAATTTATAA
- a CDS encoding SIALI-17 repeat-containing surface protein produces MKTNKLTLLTVATIATATLGIKGVNADESDRGITPETTTIATNQSGEASGTESAIPATEADQPTNSSNDAGAGSAEAKNNEREGLPTTFEKSGNVIEVKNPEVVVDQSNGTGKYQPFSVEYKNVHFPDDLEINEGDKVTFTLPEEVAFQTTFTFDVHNPENAVVGQATADSTAGTVTTVFNDYFKNHPLNKQMSLKMDAKWTDKVQSGQPVSANFNGTVVTAQIGKEQVIGKDELLSKWGSQDENDPTVINWTVRVNYARKVLNYVKIIDEMSENQKLVDDYFEIKNIESVDPWIDKGSAMDLVKSISKSDHGFEIKMDRLDRMIYLNYKTKLTSAVKDSVNPTNKVELKAEDSGAVSYSYVQLVGGKGDASGENKPVWEIPNDAPKYEKPSIDLNDIPLMPPAPVLEKPEWKGGTTPFDAPQLDKPEWEGGVTPPDAPVLDKPELVIDIPDPKRDEPKPQPKQDKPNTPAPKGTPKTEEVKITNRAENHAEITRNESEEVEAYSAPATLPNTGSDFGITISLIGLLGLSLGVVGMAKKEN; encoded by the coding sequence ATGAAAACTAACAAATTAACACTTTTGACAGTCGCGACTATTGCAACAGCTACACTAGGGATCAAGGGAGTAAATGCCGATGAGTCTGATCGAGGAATCACGCCAGAGACAACAACAATTGCAACAAACCAAAGCGGAGAAGCAAGCGGAACTGAATCAGCTATTCCAGCAACGGAAGCAGATCAACCAACAAATTCTAGCAATGACGCGGGAGCAGGAAGCGCTGAAGCTAAGAATAACGAACGAGAAGGACTTCCAACAACTTTTGAAAAGAGCGGGAATGTGATCGAAGTCAAGAACCCGGAAGTCGTTGTCGATCAGTCAAACGGTACAGGGAAGTATCAACCCTTCAGCGTGGAATATAAGAACGTACACTTCCCAGATGATCTCGAGATCAACGAAGGGGACAAAGTGACGTTCACGCTTCCAGAAGAAGTAGCTTTTCAAACAACTTTCACGTTTGACGTACACAACCCAGAAAATGCGGTCGTCGGTCAAGCTACCGCGGACAGCACAGCCGGGACTGTTACGACAGTTTTCAACGACTATTTCAAAAACCACCCCCTAAACAAGCAAATGAGCCTCAAAATGGACGCAAAATGGACTGATAAAGTACAAAGCGGGCAACCCGTAAGCGCAAACTTTAACGGCACAGTCGTAACGGCTCAAATCGGCAAAGAACAAGTGATTGGAAAAGATGAGCTCCTTTCTAAGTGGGGTTCACAAGATGAAAATGACCCAACTGTTATTAATTGGACCGTGCGCGTGAATTATGCGCGAAAAGTCCTAAACTACGTCAAAATCATCGATGAAATGAGCGAAAATCAAAAGCTAGTCGATGATTATTTTGAAATCAAGAATATTGAGAGCGTGGATCCGTGGATCGACAAGGGGTCCGCAATGGATCTTGTTAAGTCAATTAGTAAGTCAGATCACGGCTTCGAGATCAAGATGGATCGTCTTGATCGTATGATCTATTTAAACTATAAGACCAAACTAACAAGCGCGGTTAAAGATAGCGTAAACCCAACAAATAAAGTTGAACTTAAAGCCGAAGATTCGGGCGCCGTTTCTTATAGCTACGTTCAGCTTGTCGGAGGTAAGGGCGACGCGTCTGGAGAAAACAAGCCAGTTTGGGAAATCCCTAATGACGCTCCGAAATACGAAAAACCTTCAATCGATTTAAACGATATCCCACTTATGCCTCCGGCTCCGGTCCTTGAAAAACCGGAATGGAAAGGCGGTACAACACCGTTTGACGCACCACAGCTTGACAAGCCCGAGTGGGAAGGCGGGGTGACACCTCCGGACGCGCCGGTTTTAGATAAACCAGAACTAGTGATCGATATTCCAGATCCAAAACGCGATGAACCAAAACCACAACCAAAACAAGATAAGCCAAACACACCAGCGCCAAAAGGAACACCAAAAACCGAAGAAGTAAAAATTACTAATCGCGCGGAAAATCACGCGGAAATCACGCGAAACGAATCTGAAGAAGTCGAAGCGTACAGCGCACCAGCTACACTCCCTAATACGGGATCAGATTTCGGAATCACGATCAGCCTTATCGGACTTTTAGGATTGAGCCTCGGAGTCGTTGGAATGGCCAAAAAGGAGAACTAA
- a CDS encoding DEAD/DEAH box helicase translates to MELRPYQQEAREAVQREWLEGRKRTLLVLPTGTGKTVVFSKIIEDQVREGKRVLVLAHRSELLDQASDKLKTATGLGTALEKAESTSIGSWYRVVVGSVQTMQREKRLSQFPPDWFDVIVVDEAHHAISDGYQKVLGYFKDSEVLGVTATPDRGDMKNLGSYFDSLAYEYSLVQAIKEGYLSKIKALTIPLDLDLSSVAMSAGDFKASDVGTALDPYLVQIADEMAKYCKDRKTVVFLPLVKTSQKFRDILNDRGFKAAEVNGESKDRAEVLEDFERGRYNVLCNSMLLTEGWDCPSVDCVVVLRPTKVRALYSQMVGRGTRLFPGKEELLLLDFLWHTERHELCRPAHLICESPEVAKKMVENMEEETGVVIDLEQMEVKSAEDVVAEREEALAKQLAEMRKRKRKLVDPLQFEMSIHAEDLSNYVPNFGWEMAPPSEKQLKALEKYGIFTDEVGNAGKANLLLDRLNKRRNEGLSTPKQIRFLESRGFRNVGMWNFESARNMIDRIAANGWRIPSGIRASEYVPD, encoded by the coding sequence ATGGAGTTAAGACCCTATCAGCAAGAGGCACGGGAAGCCGTTCAGCGTGAGTGGCTAGAAGGTCGGAAACGTACTCTTCTAGTCCTCCCGACTGGAACGGGGAAAACGGTCGTCTTTTCAAAGATCATTGAAGATCAAGTTAGAGAAGGGAAGCGCGTGTTAGTGCTCGCTCACAGATCCGAATTGTTGGATCAAGCAAGCGACAAGCTCAAGACCGCAACAGGCCTCGGTACGGCACTAGAAAAGGCTGAAAGCACGTCAATAGGCTCTTGGTATCGGGTCGTTGTTGGATCTGTCCAGACCATGCAACGGGAAAAGCGTTTAAGTCAATTCCCGCCCGATTGGTTCGACGTGATCGTTGTCGATGAGGCGCACCACGCTATATCTGACGGGTATCAAAAAGTACTGGGCTATTTTAAAGACTCGGAAGTCCTCGGGGTTACAGCGACCCCAGACAGAGGTGATATGAAGAACCTCGGATCGTACTTTGACAGTTTGGCTTATGAGTATTCGCTCGTACAAGCGATCAAAGAAGGCTATCTATCCAAGATTAAGGCTTTGACGATTCCGCTCGATCTCGATCTTTCGAGTGTGGCAATGTCCGCGGGTGATTTTAAGGCAAGCGACGTCGGAACGGCACTCGATCCCTATCTCGTACAGATCGCGGACGAAATGGCCAAGTATTGCAAGGATCGGAAAACAGTCGTCTTTCTTCCACTTGTGAAGACAAGCCAAAAATTCCGCGATATCTTAAACGATCGAGGATTTAAAGCAGCCGAAGTAAACGGCGAATCGAAAGATCGGGCGGAAGTGCTCGAAGACTTTGAGCGTGGCCGGTATAACGTCCTATGCAATTCTATGTTACTCACGGAAGGGTGGGATTGTCCATCGGTTGATTGCGTGGTCGTATTAAGACCGACGAAAGTCCGCGCGCTTTATTCGCAGATGGTTGGACGTGGGACGCGTCTATTCCCCGGAAAAGAAGAGCTTCTTCTTCTCGATTTCTTATGGCACACGGAACGGCATGAGCTATGCCGGCCGGCTCACTTGATATGTGAGAGTCCGGAAGTCGCAAAGAAGATGGTCGAGAATATGGAAGAAGAGACGGGCGTCGTGATTGACCTTGAGCAAATGGAAGTCAAGAGCGCTGAAGACGTTGTCGCAGAACGTGAAGAAGCCCTTGCGAAACAACTCGCAGAAATGCGGAAACGCAAGCGGAAACTCGTCGATCCGTTGCAATTCGAAATGTCTATCCATGCGGAAGATCTTTCGAACTATGTTCCTAACTTCGGGTGGGAAATGGCCCCGCCGTCTGAAAAACAACTCAAAGCCCTCGAGAAGTACGGTATTTTCACCGACGAAGTGGGTAACGCTGGGAAAGCAAATCTTTTACTTGATCGCTTGAATAAGCGACGGAATGAAGGGCTTTCGACACCGAAGCAAATTCGTTTTCTTGAGAGTCGAGGCTTCCGGAACGTCGGAATGTGGAACTTTGAAAGCGCAAGAAATATGATTGACCGTATCGCTGCTAACGGGTGGAGAATCCCGTCCGGAATCAGAGCAAGCGAATATGTACCAGATTAA
- a CDS encoding DNA methyltransferase, which produces MIVWALFDSGNGSYTKGVKDLNDKGLCDIEIHPIGIDIEHKNSHFINLNLADYSRLFGDNTLFDTLDRLPRPDLIIASPPCESWSNASAIPNGNACWKKEDLSDSLFEPQREPSPFTIRSNSDYEQAYNNYKYDRQFMKRVNGELCVFNTIEIIKRYEPEFFIIENPASGRIWRYIEEVIGFELPFKNPTRYNNYGYPIQKPTKFASNLDLQLNNEANKPEVTWQDFSTSYNERSNIPQELVKEIFTKVYKKWKGGD; this is translated from the coding sequence ATGATCGTATGGGCCCTTTTTGATAGTGGGAATGGGAGTTATACAAAAGGCGTCAAGGATCTAAACGATAAGGGTTTGTGTGATATTGAAATACACCCGATAGGGATAGATATTGAGCATAAAAATAGTCATTTTATTAATCTAAATCTTGCTGATTATAGTCGATTGTTTGGAGATAATACCTTATTCGATACACTTGATAGGCTACCAAGACCCGATTTAATTATCGCAAGTCCGCCTTGCGAGAGTTGGAGCAATGCGAGCGCAATTCCTAACGGTAACGCTTGCTGGAAAAAAGAGGATCTATCAGACAGTCTTTTTGAACCACAAAGGGAGCCGAGCCCGTTCACGATCCGAAGCAATAGCGATTATGAGCAAGCGTACAACAATTACAAGTACGATCGACAATTTATGAAGAGAGTCAATGGGGAGTTATGTGTATTTAACACGATCGAGATTATTAAACGATACGAGCCGGAGTTTTTTATCATCGAAAATCCAGCTAGTGGGAGAATATGGCGATATATTGAAGAAGTCATAGGCTTTGAATTACCGTTTAAGAATCCGACTCGTTATAACAATTACGGCTACCCGATTCAAAAACCGACGAAATTTGCCAGTAACCTAGATTTACAACTTAACAACGAAGCGAATAAACCAGAGGTTACTTGGCAAGATTTCTCGACGTCATATAATGAGCGTTCAAACATACCACAAGAACTCGTAAAAGAAATTTTTACAAAAGTGTACAAGAAATGGAAAGGAGGGGACTAG